AGAAAGAGTACCTTTTGTGCAGGGATAATGGGCTTAAAAGAgcctagtaaaaaaaaaaaaattaaccagttTTCCCAATTTTGTTGTCGGTTTTTCCTCTGCAGTTTCGTGCCTTAGCGCCAATGTACTACCGAGGGTCGGCTGCAGCTATAATCGTCTATGACATCACAAAAGAAGTAAGGCTTACCCTTTTCTCCAGACGGTTTTGAGAACTCTGTTTGGGTTGCTAGGGTCTCCAGTTGCTTTCTTCCTCTGTGTTGCAGGAGACATTTTCAACCTTAAAGAACTGGGTGAAAGAGCTGCGACAGCATGGCCCGCCTAATATCGTGGTCGCCATTGCAGGAAATAAGTGTGATCTTATCGACGTAAGGTGAGTGAGTGGCGCGGGAGGTGACGCTGCTGACTGCGTGTGTGCCTTTTCCTCCAGAGCAATATCCAGTATAAgaatcttgcttttattttatctctgACATTGAAAAATTCCCCCTTGTTGTTTGGTTGGAGTCCCGAAGTTTCAAACTGAATGAGAGTTCAGACATTTGGAGCTAATTAGATTGTATATCGAGACAGGTGTGTGATTTATTTCGGCGTCGGCTGCGTCATACTTGACATTATCTGAGATGAGTGCAGCCCTCGGCTCCCGTGACCCCGGGTGCCTGAGTGAGGAAAGCGGTTTGAGGAAAGCGCGTTTGTTGGCAGTTTCTCTGGACCGCTTCCCTGCTTCCCGAAGGCAGGGCTGTGCTTTGAAGGGAGAGGCGGCCCGGGCAGTCTCTGACGGTCCCCTCCGCTGCCGTCGTCACTCGTCGTCTGCGCCAGGGCGCTCTGGGCTCTGTGTTCTTCATCCGCAGTAGTGGCAGGATGGGGAGGGCCGCCTGTGTGGGCTCCTTCCCCAGCCGTGGCGACCCTCTCTGGCATCATGAACCTGGGGAGTTGCTGGGTGGCGGGGATCCCGTTAGGCTCTCGATGGGGCAGAATTTCTGATTTGTGATTTGTTGCCTTGCAGGGAGGTCCTGGAGAGAGACGCCAAGGACTACGCCGACTCCATCCATGCAATTTTTGTAGAGACCAGCGCAAAAAACGCCATAAACATAAACGAACTGTTTATAGAAATTAGTGAGTATCTTGTGCCTTCGGGTCTCCTCTGTGCACTGCAACTTAAGACAGAATTACCTTGCTGGGGAGAATGTTCTCCGTATGTAGAGCAGTCTGGCCTCTGATGGAGTTCTCAGTGGAATGAGGTTTGGGGATTTAGGAGGGACGGCAGGTTTCGCATCATGCCCTAATTGCCGGGGAGCTGCTGCTTGGCGACTGTGGCCCTTCTAGAAAGGATGTTGCTGCTGAGTAAATAATGTTCTGGGCCTTGAGGACCTAAGAGCTGTCATCTCTCCCTCGCGTTCTCTTTAAATGTGTTTCAATTAGTCGTCCAGAGTCATTGAAAATGAACCAAATAAATAAAGGGAGACGAAACGCGTGTGTAATTCCAGTGTGAGAGACCCTCGGAAGTTAACGCCAGGCACTCGCTCGTGAGAGGGGAGCCGGCGCCCCCCgctcctccttccctctgggAAGGGCAGTGCTGAGGCACTAGGTGGGGGAGAGGCTGCTGCATGGCTCGGGGAGCCTCGCGGGTtgcatgtgttcattcatttcattccAGTTCATCAGGACCATTCTTGAGAACTGCCCCAGGCTCAGGGGAGACAGCAGCCAGTTGTCACGGTGTGGCCCCTGCTCTGCTAAAGCACATGTCCTCCTTTGGGAGGCAGACAGACTGTTAAGAGCCTTTCAGGTGATGAGCAGTGGCTGGAAGAAGACGGTAGAGGATGAAGGGAGAGAGTTTCTGCGGAtggtcaaggaaggcttctcGGAGGAGGTGACAGGGGGGCTGTGGCCTGACCGAGCAGGTGTGCCGAGACCTAGGGCTCCCCGTGAGTGAATGTGTCAGGCTCCCGGTGCAGGAGGGGAGAAGGCCAGTGAGCGAGGGGAACGCACTCATTCAGATCCATCCATCGTTCCGGGGAGATCGGAGAGGGCGGGAGGGCACCGGGCTGGCATGTAGAGGGAGGGCCATAAGCTGCCAGTGCCCAGCGGTGCCAGGCAGGACAGCCCACCAGTGGAGCAGGCCTGGGGCAGGTGGTGAGCCTTGAGGGGTgagggcctgggggcggggcagaACACCCAGGGACCCCACCCGCTGGCACATGCAGGCCCAGCTCCAGCAGGTAGAGTGTAGGCCACCGGTTGCTCAGTTGCTGGGGTTGTTTTGTGTTGCTTTGgggtttttctgtgtgtgttcatAAAgtagttttactcttttttttaataattcagcgaattttgttatgtttatagTTGAatagccatcaccaccatctaatCTTGGaacatttcctcattttattttttgatgttttttgtttgctcAGAGACCAGAGATCTGGATTTTATGTAACATGTCACACTGTGTAAATCTGGCCACTATTCAGATATTTTCAGAGTGCTGTGCAGGCCTGCCAAGCCGTATGCCACCAGGGATGGCGAGGGCGCGCTGGTTTGCAAACTCTCGTCCAGCCCCTTCCTCTCAACATGAAAAAGTCATGATTATGTATTGTCCTCCTGGATTATAAACAGCAGTTGCCCACATGTGTTCTTGAAAGAGAACGTAAGGCCGGTCGGGAGTTTTTCGCAGTTCAAGCTCAAATATCTAAGTGTGGGGTGTCATGAGTGCTCAAATTACCACCATTTTCTAAACATTCTTTACTCCCGCGGTATTAAAACAGGAAGGTAGTGAACTGTACCCACAGTGAAAATTGTTAAAGAAAACTAGCATGTACATACTCGTtttaactatgaaaaataaaaaatacacattgaaAACAATGGGAAACTTGGAAGTACGTGGAGTTGGTCATTTACCGCGTGTTGTGAAGTTGCAGGCGCTCGGCGCCCGGGGGCTGAGCTCTTTATGGAAGGAGGACGTGCGGGCAGCAAGGTGCTCGTGTCAGGAGTATCAGGAGCAGCGGGCGTCTAGGCGGTAGTCAGCCCCCCACGGAGACCCAACGGCGCCCCCGAGCCACCACCCTGAGTGCCGGCTCTTCCTCCTTTGCCCGTTTCTACACTTTACGTTGTTTAAAACGGGCGGGCGTTACTCGTGTGTGCCTGGCATCCTCGGCCACCATGGCCCGGTGGTAGCGCAGCTCAGAGTCACCGTCCTGGCTGAGGAGGGGGCGTCAGGGGCGGGCGGGGGGAGATGCAGCTGCCCGTTCCATGGATGGGGCACCCTTTGCGGTTTAGAGCGACGGCAGGTGGCACCTCTGCGCCCAGTGTGTACGGAGCACGCACAGTTTGTCAGGCGTGTCGAGTTGCCCGGTCTGTGGGTGTGCGTGCGTCCCGTGCAGGTTTATGGGCAGACAGTCTGCAGAGTGGCTCCAGCCACTGCTGACGTTGGCACCAGGGCTGTGAGAGTGCCCGTCACTCCCTCGCGGGCGGCCGGGGTAGGGATCCGAGCTTGGGCCAGGAGACGAAGTCCAGCGCCTTTCTGGAGGTCTGGTTGTACATTTCCGTAAGGTCCAGCTCTGCTCCCTTGTGTCGTTTTGCCTATTTTCCTGCTGGGCGTCTCTGCCTTTGTCTTAGCACGTGCCGTTTATTTTGGACGTGGGTGGTTTGTTCCGTCTGCCGGAGAGGCCTGCTCTGTGGCTTGACGTCCATCTTCGAATGGGCTCCTCTAACGAACCGGAGCTGCTCATCTGCGTGTAACCGCTCCCTCCCTCTTTGGCCTCCTGGCGTGCCCTCGGGCTCCTGTTAAAGACCCTCGTCCTCCCCGCCAGGTCCCAGGCGGTGAAGAtgctctctgcttccttctgAAACAGTACTTCGGAGGCGGCTCTGTAACAGCAGCTGTGTTTTCCGTATCCGTTTACTGGGAAATATGTCATGACAAGAAGATTCAGTAACGCTTTTAACGAAGTTTGCAGGTCACTCACAACAGCACAGGCAGGCCTTTGAAAAGTGGCTGTGGGACATCCTGGGGGGACACTTTCTAGCTGTCCCTACAGCCCCAGGTGGCATCCTGCCCACCCACTTTGCAGGGCGCTCCACACACTGGAGGCCCAGGCTGGGCAACCAGGGGACCCGGCAGCTGGCAGATTCCCACTCAGCCTTGTTAATGGCAAGATGCAGGTGTCCGTTTGCTCCGTGTTTTTCAAGCTGCCTCAGTGCCAGGTCTGTGCTGACCAGATGCTGGAAACATCAAGGTGGAGAAACGGGACCTCCTCCCTCGAAAGGCTTTGGGCCTAATTCGGGGAAGATGGTCGCGTGCGTACAAATATGTGACGACCCCTGCTCTGGCTCCCCGCCGCCCTCAGCCTCGGAGGTGCCGGGCAGGGTTAGGAGGTGGGCGGGCGTCGGGAAAGGCTTTGTCTGGCGTTACCGGGCGGGCAGCGACTGCAGGTTTCTCTCGACCTTACATCCTGCTCCACAGAGCAGTCGAGTGAAACCCGCTCATTCTTATGCATTGTTGGCAGGAGAACAGAGTGGCCCGGCCTCTTCAGAGAGCAATTTGGCAGCATCTGTCAAAACTTAAACTGCACGTCCTTCTTGCGTTTGTGCGAGACAGACAGCAGGAAGGCGGCGTCTGTGTCAGATCCTCCGCGGCAGAGCAGCGTTGCCGGCTCTTGCACGCCTGTTCCCCTGGCCTGCACACACCCTCGTTGGTTCGCAGAGACACCCTCTGCATTGTTGTTAAGAACAGCGACGTCCTGGAAACAAACTAAACACCTGTCCGGAGGAGGGCGGTCAGGCGAAGGAGGGCACCTGCGCAGGTGCAGGCTCGTGGCGCTGTCTCCGAGGGCGCTGTGATGGCACAGCCCCGGGGTGGCTTAGGGGACAGCAGTATTTAAAGCACCTGGCTGGGTTTTAAGAACAGGGTGGGGCAGGGTGTCGGTGTCTCTGGCGGTGGCCTCTGCCACCACACGGGGACAGACATGTTCTGATGGAACTTTGcaacatgtcatttttttttctgaagaaatttGTCCTCAGTGCCGTGGGGGAGTCTTCCTTGGACCCCGGCACAGAAACAGGACACCGCTAGGAACACTGACAGCATCCGACAAAAGCTGGAGTCAGGTTAATAGTCCCGTGTCGAGTTCTTCGCTTTGACAAATCCTGTGGTAAAGCTCTCAGATACTTGTTGGGTGAGGGCGTTACAGCCTGTGTTATCTTTGcgacttttctgtaaatctaacaTGAGTCCAAAATGAAAAATTGATGAAACTTTTTAGATTTTCATGAGACCTGTCGCATTGCCTCTGTAAAATGGTTGTGTCTGAGAATGGAACAGATTGGGAAAGTTAAagctggaagttcctgttgtggctcagtggaaatgaatccgactcgtacccatgaggacgcaggttcgatccctggcctcgatcagtgggttaaggatccggcattgccatgggctgtggtgtaggtcccagacgcggctcagatctggcgtggccccctgtggctgtggtgcaggccggcagctgcagctccgattcaacccctagcctgggagcctccgtctgtggcaggtgcggccctaaaaagcaacaaaaaagaaaaagaaagttaaagctcatccccttctctcctctcctctcctcccggtgtaggtcgaagaattCCATCCACGGATGCCAGCCCGCCGTCCGGCGGTAAAGGCTTCAAACTCCGGAGACAGCCTTCAGAGCCAAAGCGGAGCTGCTGCTGACGGAGCCTCGGCCTCCGGGCTCGACGATGAAGTAGGTGGTTCTGAAGGTTGGCAGGAGGGCTGGGGCCCTGTCACCAGGTGTCGCCCAGCCGATCGTGGTTCTTCTCTGGGCACAAAGGATTCACAGAAATTGACCAGTTCCATTTCCTCTCTGGAGACTGCAGCAGCGACCTTTCCGTCTGCGGACTCCTCTGTGTAAAGACTCTCTGGTGTTCAAAGGACGACATCGCTGGCTCTTGACCTGCTGAGAAGGAGGGCGTGGTTGGCTGGAGGGTAGGGTGGCGCCTTGGGTAGTCTGGTGATGGGACGTGTCTGTAAGGGGAAGATGAGCACTTTGGTGGTTCTCGAGGGAAAGATGACCCTGCGGAGATGGTCATTTCCTTGGGCTCCCGTCCCCCTGGGCGAGGGGGTTGTGTCATTCACGTGTGGTGGCTCTTCAGCAGGGGTGGAGGGGATGGCACTTACCCCGAAGGGAGCACGGGCTCCTCCTCAGTGACCCCACCCGGGGGGCGCCTTGGCCCCACCGCCGTCTCCAGAGCACCTGCCACTGAGCCCATCAGCCCAGGCCTCGCACAGTCCTGTCCCAGCAGCAGAGGCCTGGCTCCCTCCAGGCCTGCCTCTGGCCCTGGCATCTGTGGGTGTCACCAAGCACGCTCCTGGCACCTTGTTAATAAGTAAGCGCTCACCGTCAGGACGGGGGTGGCAGAGAGGCTGCCTGGAGGAAACTGAATGGCACGTGTTTAAACTGACCAGCGATGGTGTAGAAAGAGAAGAAGCGAGAAAGGCAAGAAGTGGTGTAAATGCTCTCGATTTTTTATTGAACCGAATTATTTTGGGGGAAGCGATTACCTGTTGCTTAGCCTATGTAGAGTTGTACTCTGTATTTATGAGACCTCTGCTCACAGATGATAAATTATGTACATACACGAATAAATTCTGTGTTTGGTTCGGCACTCCCCTCACTCCTGCGGCCGCCCCCGCCTTGGCCTGTGCACCCCAGGCTCCTTGAGGCCCGTGGACACACTGCTCGGAGCGCAGGTGCCGGGCGCTGGGCTCACAGCCCGAGAGctcctctgccttcccttcccccgccccaccccatcccacctggAAGAGCCCGGAGACATTCAGGCCCATCTGGAAGTCCCCCTAAAGGCATTCGCCACCTTGACAAGCCTGACCGGCCCTCCCTAGCCGTGGGGTAAAAGGATGAAGCTGCCCGCTTGGCTCACGTCATTTCCCGGTCTTGGTGATAAGCTGCTTTTAGCTTTGACCAAGGCCAACCGCAGCCCAGCTGTTTTCAGGGCGCTTTCCTTGTTAGCAGTGTAGCatgtctttcctttcccttcttttcccccTGCCTCTGCTCGTGGTTAACACGCTTCTCCCTCAGGGAGCCTAATGAGGTTTtaatataatctgaaaataaagCGCTGAAGTGAAGTTGGTGAAAACTCGTTCCGGGTCTCATTTGGCGCCTTCCACCCCGAGGACTGTGAGGGAAGGCAATTCACGAGATTAGATAGGAAATGAAACAGCTTGAATCTCCAACTGAATTGTGTTTTCAGAGCTATCCTTAAAGTGAACAGTcgaaactttgaaaaataattgttcTTTCTTTGTGCCCCCCACCTGATCTGGAtagattttaatgggaaaattataactcagatgaagtGAAAAGCGATTCCCTTTTCCCTGGTGGGGACTCTTCAGCATTGGGAATTGTTTATTCTCTTACGGAGATGCTATAGAAGGGCTGGAGGTGGTGAAAAGTCTCACGTCGTCGTTTGGGTGACTCCCCCCAGCTTCCTGCTCCCTTCCCAGCGTGACCCCGGCCCAGGCTCTGAGGACGAGCGCCGGCACTTGGCACCTGAGGGCGGGTTCATTTCTCTCCCATACATCCAGATGGATCGGGCCTCAGACCACCGTCCGGTTAGTCCCCAGCTCTCCCACTGCCGGGCCTCTGTCTCCatgacaacaaaacagaaacaaaggctGCTGGACTCGTGGCTGAGGAGGCAGTGCCTCTGTGCCCTTTCTGTCTCCTTTCACCAAAAGATGACGCAAATCTGTGACCTTCACATGTCCCCCCCCCGAACCTGTCAGTCAGGGCGGAGGATCTCGTGGTGTCTGGGCGCACAGGGAAAGGCAGCGTGTCACCGTCGCTAAGGCCTCCAAATGCCTCTTCCTGCCGTGACATTTACCGCGTGGAGCCAGCCCGGCCCTGGCGCAGCCTCTCCAGCTGCTCGCTCTCCCTGGTGGCTCCCGCTCCTTCCCACCTGTTCCGAGCATCTTCTGTTGCTGGGttacttttttcccatgtagTATCTTTTTAATGCTTGATGGCAGCCGCACAATCCGTACTCGATGGAAAATGGGGGGAAAGGTTTTCGGGTTctttgtgtgctttttaaaatgcaaaggtgACTGTCAAAAGCGGAAGCAgtggggtttgggtttttttgctttttgaacgCACTTTTGGATCATTAACGTGACTAAACGATGATCTAATACACGTTTTATATGTTCTCTCTTTCTTCGTTCATTATGAGAGAAAAGCTAGATTTTACAGGAAGGGAGACCTGGCCCATCTCTACATACCTTCTTTTGATTCTTCCTGTGATGACACAGGGCCATTTTTTCGAACATTGgggactgaaaagagaaaaatcattaattaGCTGCAAGTGTACCTGGATTCCTCTCAGAGAAATTGAAATAAGCTCTTTGCAGGTGTCCAATCCTGGTAGCCACTGGTCTCCAGAACTCTCCTTTCACACAAGTGTTTTTCCGGTTCTGTGATAACTAATTAACTATCATTTGGTGATTAAAAGATCCTACAGTAGGAGCGTGATTAAGTGTCCTTCATCTTAAACTCTCTTTACGAGGTGATTAGGGCGACGCACCTACTGCAAAAGCCCTTCTGGTTCCACGTGAAAAATctccatcacttttttttctcccatcagaAGAAGCTGTGCACGTGGCAGCAGAAAGGTTTGGTTCCTTTAAAATAACCCACCGCCTTGTCGcctgtttctgattttatttcaagTGCCTGCCTCCCATTGTACACACACATCCTAGATGCCTCCCTGTGTCTGAAAGGATTGAGCCTTTTGTGTCGGAGACGTCACCTCCTTCTGCTCCAAGCGGGCTGGTGATGTCCTTCTTGAGGTTATCgggttttattatttgtaaagtctatagaaagggaaagaaatccaCATTTAATTTCAGAACTTCCCTTtaagttttgtatttatttctttcctgttcttgAGATGGAAAATAGGTCTGGGAGACCTTCTGCATTACACACACTCTGGAAGACGCAGTGAGGAAGCGTCCTTAGACGACAAACCAGAATATTGTGATGGCGCCGTGTTTAAAACAGGCCggtttggagttccctgctggatcggtgggctaaggagctgtcagtgtcactgctgtggctcgggtcactgctatggcaccgattcgacccctggcccaggaactctgcatgccacgggcacaaccaaaaaaaaaaaaaaaaaatggacaggttTAATTCGGATCACACTGCACTAATTGGCATGTCAGCCTCAGAGCTTGAAAAGGcatttgttcattgttttatAGTCTGAGAGTAAGTTGCAAAAGAGGTTATATAAATTCTCATAAGCAtttcttcactcatttttttGGGAACACGCTGAGAGTGTGATTCATGGCCCCTTAGCATATAAGAAATATGTACGCAGTCTGTTATATATGAGACAGATGAGCCCCTGCACGTTCAGATGTCTTTGCAAGAACCTGTATAAGTAATGAGAGAATCGTTTCCTTCTGGGGAAAAGTTCCTGGAATTCCCTGAACTCGCATGTATGCTAGGTACCTGCTTAGAACATCTGGGGGAGACGGCAGTGAGGGCCGCGGGCTGGCTCTCCTCCCTGCACTCATTAGGCTGCACATGTCGCTCCCGTCTCCGTAATGAAAGTTAAACGACAGAGATAAGCTGGAGAGCGGAAACCTGTAAAAATCCTTCCTCATTTAAATTTGCTTGAAAGGGACCAGAAGCGGGATTTCTGTTTACCGTTGGACGGCGGGAGGCCATCTACCTCTTAAcggttaatattttttaaaggaagaaacagaatgt
The sequence above is a segment of the Sus scrofa isolate TJ Tabasco breed Duroc chromosome 17, Sscrofa11.1, whole genome shotgun sequence genome. Coding sequences within it:
- the RAB22A gene encoding ras-related protein Rab-22A, coding for MALRELKVCLLGDTGVGKSSIVWRFVEDSFDPNINPTIGASFMTKTVQYQNELHKFLIWDTAGQERFRALAPMYYRGSAAAIIVYDITKEETFSTLKNWVKELRQHGPPNIVVAIAGNKCDLIDVREVLERDAKDYADSIHAIFVETSAKNAININELFIEISRRIPSTDASPPSGGKGFKLRRQPSEPKRSCC